The following coding sequences are from one Shewanella putrefaciens window:
- a CDS encoding GNAT family N-acyltransferase: protein MLPNIMNQLHNAIKHNKPVLNSSLSDNNQTVPLTAFKANTMIFTVDNVVEHNLPTINGKPWLAKPAKAMLRYLLNEKECNDIANQFAYLQGIDFVEQVLASFDFSFTVPANEIENIPCEGRVVIFANHPIGSLDALALIKLISEIRPDIKVVANELLMALEPLHSILLPVRNMTGGTPKQHLENIHQHLRNEGAVLIFPSGEVSRLRPNGVRDTQWHSGFLKMAISCNAPLLPIYLDAKNSATFYGASMIYKPLATLLLVKEMFKQAKRNMPIRIGELIPNEAVRSMDFPLKTKIKLLKNHLYRIGKDKEPLFITQSAIAHPESRRELQSALQHCELLGETQDKKQIYLYQHHDSNPIMREIGRLREIAFRAVGEGTGKRRDIDKYDSYYQHLVLWDKELFEIVGAYRFASGDKVLAQYGDNALYSQSLFQYADSFMPYVKQGLELGRSFVQPKYWGKRSLDYLWFGIGAFLAKHPEYRYLFGPVSISNQLPGSAREMLVHFYSREFAPTQAMAVSMSPFGLSQQQKAQLDNLYHHDDYQNNFKQLKQMLASMGAAVPTLYKQYGELCRADGVKFLAFGIDADFGDCIDGLVLVDTHKLKGKKYQRYIGVHLPEAERMFIAPEDDNDDQD from the coding sequence ATGTTGCCTAACATTATGAATCAATTACATAACGCTATAAAACACAATAAACCAGTGCTAAACAGCAGCCTTAGCGATAACAACCAAACTGTGCCGCTGACTGCGTTTAAGGCAAATACCATGATTTTTACCGTCGATAACGTAGTTGAACATAACCTCCCCACGATCAATGGCAAGCCTTGGCTCGCTAAACCCGCCAAAGCTATGCTGCGTTATCTTCTTAATGAGAAAGAATGTAATGATATTGCTAATCAATTTGCTTACTTACAAGGTATCGACTTTGTTGAGCAAGTATTAGCAAGTTTCGATTTTAGCTTTACTGTCCCAGCCAATGAGATTGAAAACATCCCCTGTGAAGGACGAGTCGTTATCTTCGCAAACCATCCGATAGGTTCACTGGATGCGCTAGCACTGATTAAGTTAATCAGCGAAATTCGTCCCGATATTAAAGTCGTTGCCAACGAACTCCTGATGGCATTGGAGCCTTTACATTCCATTCTGCTCCCCGTACGCAATATGACAGGTGGCACACCAAAACAGCACTTAGAGAATATCCACCAGCATCTGCGTAATGAAGGTGCTGTGCTGATTTTCCCCTCGGGCGAAGTCTCGCGCCTGCGACCCAACGGGGTAAGAGATACCCAATGGCATTCGGGTTTTTTAAAAATGGCCATTTCCTGCAATGCACCTTTATTGCCTATCTATCTTGATGCCAAAAATTCAGCCACCTTCTACGGCGCATCCATGATTTATAAACCGCTGGCGACACTACTATTAGTCAAAGAGATGTTCAAACAAGCCAAACGCAATATGCCTATCCGCATTGGTGAGCTTATTCCCAACGAAGCCGTGCGTTCGATGGATTTTCCGCTTAAAACCAAAATAAAACTGTTGAAGAATCATTTATATCGAATAGGTAAAGATAAAGAACCGCTGTTTATTACCCAGAGTGCTATCGCTCATCCTGAATCCAGAAGAGAGTTACAAAGCGCATTACAACACTGTGAGCTTTTGGGTGAAACTCAAGATAAGAAACAGATCTATCTCTACCAGCATCACGATAGCAATCCCATCATGAGGGAAATTGGTCGCTTAAGAGAAATCGCTTTTCGTGCTGTGGGAGAAGGAACAGGTAAACGCCGTGATATCGATAAATACGACTCTTACTATCAGCATCTTGTCCTGTGGGATAAAGAACTATTCGAAATTGTTGGTGCCTATCGTTTTGCTAGTGGTGATAAGGTGTTAGCTCAATACGGCGATAACGCGCTTTATAGCCAATCCCTGTTTCAATATGCTGATAGTTTTATGCCCTATGTCAAACAAGGTTTAGAACTCGGTCGCAGTTTTGTGCAGCCAAAATATTGGGGAAAACGTAGCTTAGACTACCTGTGGTTTGGCATTGGGGCGTTTCTGGCTAAACATCCTGAATATCGTTATTTATTTGGCCCTGTATCCATCAGTAATCAGCTTCCCGGCAGTGCACGGGAAATGCTTGTGCACTTTTACTCGAGAGAATTTGCTCCAACACAAGCGATGGCAGTTTCTATGTCACCCTTTGGGCTATCACAACAGCAAAAAGCACAATTAGATAACTTATATCATCATGATGATTATCAAAATAATTTCAAACAGCTTAAACAAATGCTGGCGAGCATGGGCGCCGCAGTTCCAACGCTTTACAAACAATATGGCGAACTCTGTCGGGCTGACGGGGTTAAATTCCTCGCTTTTGGTATTGATGCCGATTTTGGAGATTGTATTGATGGCCTAGTACTGGTCGATACCCATAAGCTAAAAGGTAAAAAATACCAACGCTACATTGGCGTGCATTTACCTGAAGCTGAGCGTATGTTTATCGCACCGGAAGATGACAACGATGATCAGGACTAG
- a CDS encoding U32 family peptidase, with protein MRISLGPLLYCWQKQQVMAFYQQVAASQIPLVYLGEAVCSRRRELKWGDYFELAQMLKQAGKEVVISTLALIEASSEYTELKRQVDNGEFMIEANDMAAVYLAKEHKLPFVCGASINNYNRASLDILHGFGMQRFVMPVELSKAWLQHVIQNKPAFEVEVFGHGYLPLAHSARCFTARHKQLTKDSCETICRQYSKGLLAQTQEMQPLLRLNGIQTQSAACLDLSSEIAAMNTMGVDVFRVSPSGTESIARAETLIETLNTPEMALNAPINGEQCDGYWFGEAGLTIHHAT; from the coding sequence ATGCGTATTTCCCTAGGACCATTACTGTATTGCTGGCAAAAACAACAGGTCATGGCCTTTTACCAACAAGTTGCAGCCAGCCAAATTCCGCTCGTCTATTTAGGAGAAGCTGTCTGTAGCCGCAGACGCGAACTCAAATGGGGGGATTATTTTGAGCTTGCGCAAATGCTCAAGCAGGCTGGTAAAGAAGTGGTGATTTCAACACTGGCATTAATTGAAGCGTCATCGGAATATACCGAGCTTAAGCGTCAAGTCGATAATGGCGAATTTATGATAGAAGCTAATGACATGGCTGCAGTCTACCTCGCCAAAGAACACAAATTACCCTTTGTCTGCGGTGCGAGTATCAACAATTATAACCGAGCTAGCCTAGATATTTTACATGGCTTTGGTATGCAACGATTTGTGATGCCTGTGGAATTATCTAAGGCTTGGCTACAGCATGTTATACAAAATAAACCCGCTTTTGAGGTAGAAGTTTTTGGCCATGGCTATTTACCTCTGGCTCATTCAGCGCGCTGTTTTACTGCAAGACACAAACAACTCACTAAAGACAGTTGTGAAACAATTTGCCGCCAATATAGCAAGGGGCTGCTCGCTCAAACCCAAGAGATGCAGCCGCTATTAAGGCTTAATGGTATTCAAACCCAATCTGCAGCTTGTTTAGATTTAAGCAGTGAAATCGCAGCAATGAATACAATGGGAGTGGATGTATTTAGAGTCTCACCTAGCGGTACAGAATCGATCGCGCGAGCCGAAACCTTAATCGAAACCCTTAACACGCCAGAAATGGCACTCAATGCTCCTATAAACGGTGAACAATGTGATGGTTATTGGTTTGGTGAAGCTGGCCTGACTATTCATCACGCAACCTAG
- the ubiT gene encoding ubiquinone anaerobic biosynthesis accessory factor UbiT yields MSAVFSAKLAKQLLEITPKLMSFPLAKVPFSLKAKVISQLLGLLLASQAADDELDFLAGKWVAIRVEDLHLNFEVTFDGQWQVRELTQAQVTFSANSAELVLVAAAKEDPDTLFFQRKLNIEGDTELGLEVKNLLLSIEFSTMPTPIRLSIEKLAAIIERLQIEAKPTVILSKSPSFN; encoded by the coding sequence ATGTCCGCTGTTTTTTCAGCAAAATTAGCAAAACAACTCCTTGAAATTACACCTAAGTTGATGAGTTTTCCCCTCGCAAAAGTCCCTTTTAGCCTTAAGGCTAAAGTGATTAGCCAATTGCTTGGGCTTTTGCTTGCTTCGCAGGCAGCGGATGATGAACTGGACTTTTTAGCAGGAAAATGGGTTGCTATTCGAGTTGAGGATTTACACCTGAATTTTGAAGTGACTTTTGATGGTCAATGGCAAGTGAGAGAGTTAACTCAGGCGCAGGTTACCTTTAGTGCCAACTCTGCAGAATTAGTGTTAGTTGCAGCAGCCAAAGAAGACCCTGACACGTTATTTTTTCAGCGTAAGCTGAATATTGAAGGGGATACAGAATTGGGGCTTGAGGTGAAAAACCTATTACTCAGCATCGAATTTTCAACAATGCCAACGCCGATACGTCTGAGTATCGAAAAGCTGGCAGCGATCATTGAGCGATTACAAATAGAGGCTAAGCCAACGGTGATTCTGAGTAAATCCCCCAGTTTTAACTAG
- a CDS encoding DUF998 domain-containing protein yields MKKSSALATKFGFLGIFGLLLGIIVSVLGFHSSNEQYFNFLNHTLSELGTYGHSPFAVILNGGLFFGSLSIVFYCLSSLQNVTSCWGYPFFICLALTFFALAWVGLFPVNVYHLHILGLKWFFYFGSLSAIFYLILASVGRSAFGRWTWLLALIVLCSMMMFLYAPQLELGLTEGDRPFYQEMVQQLPRPTPWWPALLEWIGLGSLLCWMTVLLLSQLTYNPKVDH; encoded by the coding sequence ATGAAAAAGAGTTCTGCACTTGCCACTAAATTTGGTTTTCTTGGTATCTTTGGGTTATTGCTCGGGATTATTGTGTCGGTACTGGGTTTTCATTCTTCAAATGAGCAGTATTTCAACTTTCTCAATCATACTTTAAGTGAATTAGGGACATATGGACATTCTCCCTTCGCAGTTATCCTAAATGGTGGATTATTCTTCGGCAGTTTAAGTATCGTTTTTTATTGTTTGTCTTCATTACAGAATGTCACTTCATGTTGGGGATATCCTTTTTTTATCTGTTTAGCCCTAACCTTCTTTGCGTTAGCTTGGGTCGGTTTATTCCCCGTTAATGTATACCATTTACATATTTTAGGGCTGAAATGGTTTTTTTATTTTGGCAGCCTAAGTGCAATATTCTATTTAATCTTGGCCAGTGTTGGCCGTTCTGCATTCGGACGTTGGACTTGGTTATTAGCCTTGATAGTGCTCTGTAGCATGATGATGTTTTTGTACGCGCCGCAATTGGAATTGGGCTTAACAGAAGGCGATAGGCCTTTCTATCAAGAAATGGTGCAACAACTTCCAAGACCCACACCATGGTGGCCAGCGCTACTAGAATGGATAGGGCTTGGTAGTTTATTGTGTTGGATGACGGTACTGCTTTTAAGTCAACTAACCTATAACCCAAAGGTTGATCATTGA
- a CDS encoding UDP-2,3-diacylglucosamine diphosphatase has protein sequence MTGANNRGLERTLSHTLNHPRNRPSNYPNNPSTINTVSFSTPTIPSLINAANSHTTTVNALWLSDIHLGCKDCKADYLLSLLTTVRCQHLYLVGDIVDLWALKRKLHWPDSHNKVLQKIIELAQNGTQVIYLPGNHDELIKPYAELSLWNIKIARQHIHQGIGGHKLLMLHGDQFDADVCVGRFYAMLGDNLYDLLLFLNRHLHRLRERFGYPYWSLASYIKSRVGKAQIAISRYRQAVINYAQHFDVDGVICGHIHQPELSTHPRSVNNSTPGKRQIIYANDGDWVENCSLIIETLTGELQLCRWNEQTLNLDILNSIALVQQPPETPKSKQQKTAPQQVPNTNTGEIRPRDVA, from the coding sequence ATGACTGGAGCCAACAACAGAGGGCTTGAGCGCACGCTTAGCCACACACTCAACCATCCCCGCAACCGTCCCAGTAACTATCCCAACAACCCATCCACTATTAACACCGTCTCCTTCTCAACGCCAACCATTCCCAGCTTAATCAATGCAGCTAACAGCCACACTACAACAGTTAACGCCCTTTGGCTCTCGGATATCCATTTAGGCTGTAAAGATTGTAAGGCTGATTATCTACTTAGCTTGCTCACAACTGTGCGCTGCCAGCACTTGTATTTAGTGGGAGATATAGTCGATTTATGGGCGCTTAAACGTAAATTACATTGGCCAGATAGCCACAACAAAGTGTTGCAAAAAATCATCGAGTTGGCGCAAAACGGTACCCAAGTGATTTATCTACCAGGCAACCATGACGAACTGATAAAACCCTATGCCGAGCTTAGCCTTTGGAATATCAAAATTGCCCGCCAACATATTCACCAAGGGATTGGTGGTCATAAGCTATTGATGCTCCACGGTGATCAATTTGATGCCGATGTCTGTGTCGGTCGTTTTTATGCCATGTTGGGTGATAACTTATACGATTTATTGTTATTTCTAAATCGTCATCTTCACCGTCTACGTGAACGCTTTGGTTACCCCTATTGGTCACTGGCAAGTTACATCAAATCCAGAGTGGGTAAAGCTCAGATTGCCATTAGCCGCTATCGTCAAGCCGTGATCAACTATGCCCAACACTTTGATGTTGATGGTGTTATCTGCGGCCATATACATCAACCCGAGCTATCAACTCACCCAAGATCGGTTAATAACAGTACGCCAGGTAAGCGTCAGATTATTTACGCTAATGACGGGGATTGGGTCGAAAACTGCAGCTTAATTATTGAAACCCTCACAGGTGAATTACAGCTTTGCCGCTGGAATGAACAAACGCTCAATCTCGATATTCTCAACAGTATCGCATTAGTTCAACAGCCGCCTGAAACGCCCAAAAGCAAACAACAAAAAACGGCTCCGCAACAGGTGCCAAACACAAATACTGGTGAAATTCGCCCAAGGGATGTTGCCTAA
- a CDS encoding YjiH family protein yields MATEHKNRNMKTILTFIVPSLIGLLLFMTPLSYNDAITIPIAIISKALQSALSEVLTLIVTIIVVAMALASLLTKIVQPKFVLNNHFLNGLLNISPLWLTTRIVGAVFIVLTYGVIGPEVINSSSTGALVLNDLLPVLFCVFIFAGMLLPLLLNFGLLELFGTLLTKIMRPVFNLPGRSAIDCMASWLGDGSVGILLTSKQYEARFYTQREAAVIGTTFSAVSITFSLVVISQVKLEHMFVPFYLTVCLAGFAAAVIVPKLPPLSWKKDHYIDDTPRKPDDEIIPAGHSAFSWGFDKALEKAASAGGIKTVLHEGIKNVVDMVFGIIPVVMAIGTLALIIAEHTPIFNYLGMPFIPLLELLHIPEATEASKTIVVGFADMFIPSILASSIESDMTRFVIAALSVTQLIYMSEVGALLIGSKIPVNFIELFVVFILRTLVTLPVIAGVAHLLF; encoded by the coding sequence TTGGCTACTGAACATAAAAACCGCAATATGAAGACGATACTCACCTTTATCGTCCCTTCGCTGATAGGTCTGCTGCTGTTTATGACCCCACTCAGCTACAACGATGCGATCACTATCCCTATCGCTATTATATCTAAAGCATTACAAAGTGCATTGAGTGAAGTACTCACTTTAATAGTGACTATTATTGTCGTGGCAATGGCTTTGGCCTCATTGCTCACAAAAATAGTTCAACCTAAGTTCGTCCTTAATAACCATTTTCTCAATGGGCTACTCAATATTAGCCCTTTATGGCTAACCACTCGTATTGTGGGTGCCGTGTTTATCGTACTCACTTACGGTGTTATTGGCCCTGAAGTAATTAACTCATCAAGCACTGGTGCGCTGGTTTTAAATGACCTGCTGCCAGTGTTATTTTGCGTATTTATATTTGCAGGAATGTTGTTACCGCTACTACTCAACTTTGGTCTGCTCGAACTTTTTGGCACGCTATTAACTAAGATTATGCGCCCCGTATTCAATCTACCGGGTCGCAGTGCTATCGACTGTATGGCTTCGTGGTTAGGTGATGGCAGCGTGGGGATTCTACTCACCAGCAAGCAATACGAAGCACGCTTTTATACCCAGAGAGAAGCCGCGGTTATTGGCACCACTTTCTCCGCAGTATCAATCACCTTCAGCTTAGTAGTGATCTCACAAGTGAAGTTAGAGCATATGTTTGTGCCATTTTACTTAACCGTGTGCTTAGCGGGTTTTGCCGCCGCAGTGATTGTGCCAAAGTTACCGCCTCTTTCGTGGAAAAAAGATCATTATATCGACGATACCCCCCGTAAACCCGATGATGAAATTATTCCAGCGGGGCACAGTGCTTTTTCTTGGGGCTTTGATAAAGCTTTAGAAAAAGCCGCCAGTGCAGGAGGAATTAAAACCGTCTTACATGAGGGTATTAAAAACGTTGTTGATATGGTGTTTGGCATTATCCCCGTGGTAATGGCAATCGGTACTCTGGCACTGATTATCGCCGAACATACGCCCATCTTTAACTATTTAGGTATGCCATTTATTCCATTACTTGAATTACTGCATATTCCTGAAGCGACTGAAGCCTCTAAAACTATCGTTGTTGGCTTTGCCGATATGTTTATTCCTTCTATCCTCGCAAGCTCAATTGAGTCGGATATGACTCGCTTTGTGATTGCGGCGTTATCTGTGACTCAGTTGATTTATATGAGTGAAGTGGGCGCACTGCTGATCGGCAGTAAAATTCCGGTGAACTTTATTGAGCTATTCGTGGTGTTTATCCTGCGTACCTTAGTGACGCTGCCAGTGATTGCGGGTGTTGCTCACTTGCTATTCTAA
- a CDS encoding SMI1/KNR4 family protein, whose product MKILELQIERGIELPSDYLEFVAGIDAGEDYCFNEYPDEYPEFKGRCWAFFDEELLCENIKMSGVGNAPAHRQLELYLKCYQEFSNSEFVHSSEGKLPINRVANGFVVAEENGDLLYLDPEDNFSVWIFHHDGSDVKKVSNSMSEWLARTTNA is encoded by the coding sequence GTGAAAATCTTGGAATTACAAATAGAACGAGGCATAGAACTGCCAAGCGATTATCTTGAGTTTGTCGCAGGTATCGACGCTGGCGAAGATTACTGTTTTAACGAATACCCAGATGAATACCCTGAATTCAAGGGAAGGTGCTGGGCATTTTTTGACGAAGAGTTACTTTGTGAAAACATTAAAATGTCAGGAGTAGGCAATGCTCCAGCACATCGACAATTGGAACTATATCTAAAATGCTACCAAGAGTTCTCGAACAGTGAGTTTGTTCACTCATCAGAGGGTAAGCTTCCTATAAACAGAGTAGCCAATGGGTTTGTTGTTGCAGAAGAAAACGGGGATCTATTGTACTTAGACCCAGAAGACAACTTCTCAGTATGGATATTCCATCATGATGGTAGTGATGTTAAAAAGGTATCAAATTCAATGAGCGAGTGGCTGGCTCGTACCACTAACGCTTAA
- a CDS encoding YfhL family 4Fe-4S dicluster ferredoxin, producing the protein MALLIDDSCINCDMCEPECPNQAITMGEEIYEIDPDRCTECVGHYDKPTCVSVCPIDCIDPDPNHVESQDELLVKFAVLTQKI; encoded by the coding sequence ATGGCATTACTGATCGACGATAGCTGCATCAACTGCGACATGTGCGAGCCTGAGTGTCCTAATCAGGCGATCACTATGGGTGAAGAGATCTATGAAATCGACCCTGATCGCTGCACTGAATGCGTTGGTCATTATGATAAACCGACCTGCGTCTCTGTTTGCCCAATTGATTGCATCGACCCCGATCCGAATCACGTTGAGTCGCAGGACGAACTGTTAGTCAAATTTGCAGTGCTAACACAAAAGATCTAG
- a CDS encoding DUF2931 family protein, which produces MRWILLLLLLPLTTACQTVPTEPKNLEWRHMVGSNSDELWVTEVLFYRQGKLVDASTNGSAGFFGAEGLKEKDYRWSISKGSHTTRPIPDLVELEWISFHDKKRYRISLTLPAELESIIAQPYRFKVRDVWREERRRNIGLGMATGGYVEAFLTNAKVKPDILLARGIAKEMQTSQDKENPITKVYKVWFDDFDKAYRDAYQQYPTPSGMAWAPIMDAYRAAQPKTDTNPVQ; this is translated from the coding sequence ATGCGCTGGATACTATTATTGCTGCTGTTGCCATTGACCACAGCTTGTCAGACTGTTCCAACTGAGCCAAAAAATCTAGAGTGGCGCCATATGGTGGGTTCCAACTCAGATGAACTTTGGGTAACCGAGGTACTCTTTTATCGTCAGGGTAAGTTGGTGGATGCCTCAACCAATGGTTCTGCCGGATTTTTCGGGGCTGAAGGGTTAAAAGAAAAAGACTATCGCTGGAGTATTTCTAAAGGAAGTCACACCACACGGCCGATTCCGGACCTGGTGGAGCTAGAGTGGATTTCATTTCACGACAAGAAGCGCTATCGCATAAGTTTGACGTTGCCAGCAGAGTTAGAAAGCATAATTGCGCAACCTTATCGCTTCAAAGTAAGGGATGTGTGGCGTGAAGAGCGTCGTAGGAATATTGGGCTGGGTATGGCGACCGGAGGTTATGTCGAGGCGTTTTTAACCAATGCCAAAGTGAAGCCTGATATCCTGCTGGCTAGGGGGATTGCTAAGGAAATGCAAACCTCGCAAGACAAGGAAAATCCCATCACCAAAGTCTACAAAGTGTGGTTCGACGATTTTGATAAAGCATATCGTGATGCCTATCAACAGTACCCTACACCCAGTGGCATGGCCTGGGCTCCAATCATGGACGCTTACCGCGCTGCACAACCCAAAACAGATACAAACCCCGTGCAATGA
- a CDS encoding ATP-dependent nuclease yields MKISKVSISNFRSIGEAHFDCDNFNIFVGQNNAGKTNFFEAVEWFFNGTSKGVSMKDLHPKGDTSKTISVKIEFTGALHGAENMRNEANKTKMLGVLNGNDKLVVERSSEEPSKRKIIINGEELAKNPAGFDKAFNDFLPKFEYIHTKQYFDEVAKYSAKTPVGIMLSSVLEEILQDNPQYRAFRDKFDELFDDEGSAVKLEFDRLGDNVKTHLEKQFAECTKVSFEVTSPEFNDLLKNFQTRVDDGVETYASEKGDGMQRALMLAIIQAYADYRKGREDAGKSFLFFIDEAELHLHPTAQRKLKEVLLTLSAELDQVFINTHSSVFVADEHPSQKIYKVEKEDSITHFKYVDQLDKPYVVFELLGGSPSDLLLPRNFLIVEGPSEVELLTRVIKRFYSGKPTIQIISAEGDTHQAKRSINAIRKAFKPLESSIFEEKMVVLCDAPTQKAQGGFDEFMKEFRRFNDRRQIKVLAHGSLEECYPNHLDWRRTDQQVASMTGKQKTSLSRRVGDEITKEQFETEMKSVFETLLRAWELSF; encoded by the coding sequence ATGAAAATATCTAAAGTATCTATAAGCAATTTCAGGTCTATCGGCGAAGCTCATTTTGATTGTGATAACTTCAATATCTTTGTAGGTCAAAATAACGCAGGCAAGACTAATTTCTTCGAAGCGGTTGAATGGTTTTTCAATGGAACTTCTAAGGGTGTGTCTATGAAGGATTTACACCCAAAAGGAGATACATCAAAAACCATTTCAGTAAAAATTGAGTTTACAGGTGCATTGCATGGCGCTGAAAATATGCGCAATGAAGCCAATAAGACTAAAATGTTAGGCGTGTTAAACGGTAACGATAAGTTAGTTGTTGAAAGATCAAGCGAAGAGCCTAGCAAAAGAAAAATAATAATAAATGGAGAAGAGTTAGCTAAAAATCCAGCAGGTTTTGATAAAGCGTTTAACGATTTTCTACCAAAGTTCGAATATATACATACCAAGCAATATTTTGATGAAGTGGCAAAATATTCTGCGAAGACTCCGGTTGGCATTATGCTGTCTTCTGTTCTTGAAGAGATTCTGCAAGACAACCCTCAATACAGAGCTTTTAGAGACAAGTTTGATGAGTTGTTTGATGATGAAGGCTCAGCTGTAAAGTTGGAGTTTGATCGTTTAGGCGACAATGTTAAAACTCATTTGGAAAAACAATTTGCTGAATGCACAAAGGTTAGTTTCGAAGTAACAAGTCCAGAATTCAATGATTTGCTAAAAAACTTCCAGACTAGAGTTGATGATGGTGTAGAAACATATGCATCTGAAAAAGGTGATGGCATGCAGAGGGCTCTTATGCTTGCCATTATCCAGGCGTATGCAGATTACAGAAAAGGTAGAGAAGATGCAGGCAAGTCTTTTTTATTCTTCATTGATGAAGCAGAACTTCATTTACACCCAACCGCACAGCGGAAATTAAAAGAAGTACTCCTAACATTGAGCGCTGAGCTAGATCAAGTATTTATAAATACCCATTCATCGGTATTTGTAGCAGACGAGCATCCATCACAAAAAATTTATAAAGTAGAGAAAGAAGATAGCATTACTCATTTTAAGTACGTCGATCAACTGGATAAGCCCTACGTTGTCTTTGAATTACTAGGTGGAAGCCCGTCTGATCTTTTGCTTCCTCGTAACTTTTTAATAGTAGAAGGACCGAGCGAGGTTGAATTGTTAACCCGTGTAATTAAACGCTTTTATTCCGGCAAGCCGACAATTCAAATAATTTCTGCTGAAGGAGATACTCATCAAGCTAAGCGCTCAATTAATGCAATAAGAAAGGCATTTAAACCTCTTGAGAGTTCTATATTCGAAGAAAAGATGGTTGTCTTGTGCGATGCGCCAACTCAAAAGGCGCAAGGCGGCTTTGATGAGTTCATGAAGGAGTTTAGAAGATTTAATGATCGAAGGCAGATTAAAGTCTTAGCCCACGGCTCATTGGAGGAGTGCTATCCAAATCACTTGGACTGGAGAAGAACGGATCAGCAAGTTGCAAGTATGACGGGCAAGCAGAAAACAAGTCTGTCAAGACGAGTTGGTGATGAAATTACGAAAGAACAATTCGAAACGGAAATGAAATCTGTATTTGAGACACTTTTACGCGCATGGGAGTTGTCGTTTTGA
- the ubiU gene encoding ubiquinone anaerobic biosynthesis protein UbiU translates to MELLCPAGNLASLKSALQAGADAVYLGLKDDTNARSFAGLNFTPAKLQEATELTHIRGKKIFLTLNTFPKPGEEHRWYQAIDLAAKLNMDALIVADLSLLDYAHKHYPQLPLHLSVQASATNLGALSFYKDAFNIARVVLPRVLSMKQVRDLAKVSPVDLEVFAFGSLCIMAEGRCHLSSYVTGQSPNTGGSCSPAKHVRWQEEGQDRLTRLNDVLIDKSALDEQMGYPVVCKGRYLTEDQDSPQYLLESPTSLNTLSLLPELAKAGIVSLKIEGRQRSPAYVEQVTKVWRQAIDTYLENPDKFHSQPHWEQALAKVSEGQITTLGAYERNWQ, encoded by the coding sequence ATGGAGCTTTTGTGTCCAGCAGGCAATTTGGCCTCACTCAAATCGGCACTGCAAGCCGGTGCAGACGCTGTGTATCTAGGGTTAAAAGACGATACCAATGCACGTTCATTTGCGGGATTAAACTTCACCCCAGCAAAGCTACAGGAAGCCACTGAGCTTACACATATACGCGGTAAGAAAATCTTTTTAACCTTAAACACATTTCCAAAACCAGGTGAAGAACACCGTTGGTATCAAGCAATAGATTTAGCCGCCAAACTCAATATGGATGCATTGATTGTTGCCGATCTTTCTTTGCTCGATTATGCCCATAAACATTATCCGCAGTTGCCACTGCATCTTTCTGTGCAGGCAAGCGCGACCAATCTGGGTGCCCTGAGTTTTTATAAAGACGCCTTCAATATTGCCCGCGTGGTTTTACCTCGGGTGCTCTCGATGAAACAAGTGCGCGATCTTGCTAAAGTCAGCCCCGTAGATTTAGAAGTGTTCGCCTTTGGCAGTCTGTGCATTATGGCTGAAGGGCGGTGTCATCTGTCCTCCTATGTTACTGGGCAATCGCCCAACACGGGCGGTTCTTGTTCACCAGCCAAACACGTACGCTGGCAAGAAGAAGGACAAGATAGATTAACTCGACTCAATGATGTCCTTATTGATAAATCAGCCTTAGATGAGCAAATGGGTTACCCCGTGGTCTGTAAAGGCCGTTATCTCACCGAAGATCAGGACTCGCCCCAGTATTTACTTGAGTCTCCGACCAGTTTAAACACCTTAAGCCTTCTGCCTGAACTGGCTAAGGCTGGCATAGTGTCCTTAAAAATTGAAGGCCGTCAGCGTAGCCCTGCTTATGTTGAGCAAGTGACTAAAGTCTGGCGTCAAGCCATCGATACCTATCTGGAAAATCCCGATAAATTTCACAGTCAACCCCATTGGGAACAGGCCTTAGCGAAGGTTTCTGAAGGGCAGATCACAACGCTTGGTGCCTACGAGCGCAACTGGCAATAA